In one window of Planctomycetia bacterium DNA:
- a CDS encoding dual specificity protein phosphatase, whose product MTHIEPHLLWIGHIGDARNAAALMEAGIEAVLQLANEEPGGSLPRDMISLRVPLQDGPENNPSQIQFAMRLLIDLLANRRPTLVCCSAGMSRSPALAAVALANVEGGHANDWLRRIQQSVPTDVSPGLWGQLTTPI is encoded by the coding sequence ATGACCCACATTGAACCGCATTTGCTTTGGATTGGACATATCGGCGACGCTCGTAACGCGGCGGCGCTAATGGAAGCCGGTATTGAGGCGGTTCTGCAGTTGGCAAACGAGGAACCGGGGGGTTCGCTGCCACGCGACATGATTTCACTTCGCGTGCCCCTGCAAGACGGACCGGAAAACAATCCCAGCCAAATTCAGTTCGCCATGCGACTCTTGATCGACCTCCTTGCCAACCGCCGTCCCACGCTTGTTTGCTGCAGCGCAGGCATGAGCCGTTCGCCGGCGTTGGCCGCCGTCGCATTGGCGAATGTCGAGGGTGGCCATGCCAACGACTGGCTGCGGCGCATTCAGCAGTCGGTCCCCACCGACGTCTCGCCGGGACTTTGGGGGCAACTGACGACTCCGATTTGA